The Paracholeplasma morum genome has a segment encoding these proteins:
- a CDS encoding helix-turn-helix transcriptional regulator, whose protein sequence is MSNLKHYRLQNNLSQTEVAKKLGISQATYSDHESGKSLLNSEQILILCFLYKCTPNDLLNFKEEYLRIMGDVFDE, encoded by the coding sequence ATGAGTAATTTAAAGCATTATAGACTTCAAAATAATCTTTCTCAAACGGAAGTTGCGAAGAAATTGGGCATTAGCCAAGCAACATATTCAGATCATGAATCAGGTAAATCACTACTTAATTCGGAACAGATACTTATTTTATGTTTTTTGTATAAATGTACTCCAAATGATTTACTCAATTTTAAGGAAGAATACTTAAGAATAATGGGAGATGTGTTTGATGAGTAG
- a CDS encoding tyrosine-type recombinase/integrase produces MTVQELIDNKLKHIKLNYSIGTFNHYVSHFTHFLNWCNKNDIVKVNELNDSKLIDYVTEMKSTCKNITINKRIGMLKRAFREAGINNEYLNSIKKFKEKTTTFEMIDLHTLKAIRKHVLTLPDISNNLTIKCSILLLMDTGCRVNELIKIERKNVSIEQLEILLTTTKTKEDRIVYFQQSTAQEIKKMLAIKTNSKYLLHHVGLDRPINYFDIDWMMKRYRKIFNMDKLHAHMFRHSLASILLENGADIKSVQEILGHSNLETTQRYLHTRKEHVKKTFFSKYNLDNK; encoded by the coding sequence ATGACAGTACAAGAACTAATTGATAATAAACTGAAACATATAAAGTTAAACTATTCAATCGGCACTTTTAATCACTATGTATCACACTTTACACACTTTTTGAATTGGTGTAATAAAAATGATATTGTTAAAGTCAATGAGTTAAATGACAGTAAGCTTATTGATTATGTGACGGAGATGAAGTCAACATGCAAGAACATCACGATTAATAAAAGGATTGGCATGCTAAAAAGAGCATTTAGGGAAGCAGGAATTAATAACGAGTATCTAAACTCAATAAAGAAGTTCAAAGAGAAAACAACAACGTTTGAGATGATTGATCTACATACTTTGAAAGCGATCAGGAAACATGTATTAACTCTACCAGATATTTCAAATAATCTAACAATCAAGTGCAGTATTTTACTTTTAATGGATACTGGTTGCCGAGTCAATGAGTTAATAAAAATTGAACGAAAGAACGTAAGTATAGAGCAACTTGAAATACTGTTAACAACGACAAAAACCAAGGAAGATAGAATAGTTTACTTTCAACAATCAACAGCACAAGAGATAAAAAAAATGCTGGCCATAAAGACCAACAGTAAGTATCTTCTTCATCATGTAGGATTAGATCGTCCAATAAATTATTTTGATATAGATTGGATGATGAAACGCTATAGAAAAATATTTAATATGGATAAGCTTCATGCACATATGTTTAGACACTCTCTAGCTTCAATATTATTAGAGAATGGTGCTGATATTAAATCTGTTCAAGAAATATTAGGACACAGTAATCTAGAGACAACACAAAGATATTTACATACTCGAAAAGAGCATGTTAAAAAAACATTCTTTAGTAAGTATAACTTAGATAATAAATAG